Below is a genomic region from Bradyrhizobium sp. 1(2017).
GATTGTGATGTTCGGTGCCGGCGGCCTCGGCCTGATGGCGCTGTCGCTCCTGAAGGCGATGGGCGGCAAGGGCGCGATCATGGTCGATATCGATGCGAAGAAGCGCGAGGCGGCGGAGAAGGCCGGTGCGCTCGCGACCGTCGATCCCAAGGCGCCCGATGCGCTGGAGCAGCTTGCGAAGAAGGCAGGCGGACCGATCCGCGCCGTGATCGACCTCGTCGGCAATGCCGCCACGACGCAGCTCGGCTTCGACTGCCTGACCAAGGGCGGCAAGCTCGTCATCGTCGGTCTGTTCGGCGGCGGCGCGACCTGGGCGCTGCCGCTGATTCCGATCAAGGCCATCACGATCCAGGGCAGCTATGTCGGCAATCTGCGTGAGACGCAGGAATTGCTCGATCTCGTGCGCACGAAGAAGGTGCCGCCGATCCCGGTGACGACGGCGCCGCTCGCCAGGGCCAACGACGCGCTGGTGCAGTTGCAGCAGGGCGCAGTCGTCGGGCGCACGGTGCTGACGCCGTAACGAGCGCTCTCTCCGTCGTCATTGCGAAGAGCGAATCGACGAAGCAATCCAGGCTGCCTCAGCGGAAAAATTCTGGATTGCTTCGCTTCGCTCGCAATGACGACTTGGCCAACTCCTTCCTCGAGGATTTCCATGTCCGCAAACAACGCCTTCCACATTGCCGTGCTCGCCGGTGACGGTATCGGTCCCGAAGTCATGGCGCCGGCGCTCGAGGTTGTGCGCAAGGTCGGCGAAAAGTCGGGCCTGAGCTTCCGCTTCACCGAGGCGCCCGCCGGCGCCAACAATTATCTCGCCACCGGCAAGTCGATGCCTGACTCGACGATCAAGCTGTGCGAGGAGGCGGACGCGATCCTGCTCGGTGCCTGCGGGCTGCCGTCGGTGCGCTACCCCGACAATACCGAGATCGCGCCGCAGATCGAGCTGCGCTTCATCTTCGATCTCTATGCCGGCGTGCGTCCGGCGCGGCTCATTCCGGGCGTGCCGAGCCCGATCGTCGGCGCCGACCAACGCGGCATCGACCTCGTCGTGATCCGCGAGTCCACCGAGGGCCTGTTCGCCTCGATGGGCAAGGGCGTCGTCACCCATGAGGATGCGCGCGAGACCATGGTGATCACGCGCCGGACGTCCGAGCGCCTGTTCGAGTTCTCGTTTCGCCTGGCCGAACGGCGCAAGGCGCGCGGCAAGCCCGGCGCGCTCACCTGCGTCGACAAGGCGAACGTGTTCAAGGCTTTTGCGTTCTTCCGCGGCATCTTCGACGAGATCGAGAAAAAGCATCCGGAGGTGAAGACCGATCGTCTCTATGTCGATGCCTGCTCGGCGATGCTGGTGAAGCGGCCCTGGGATTTCGACGTGATGGTGATGGAGAACATGTTCGGCGACATCGTCTCCGACATCACCGCGAGCCTGATCGGCGGTCTCGGCATGGCGCCGTCGGCCGACATCGGCGACAAATACGCCGTGTTCCAGCCGTGTCACGGCACCGCGCCCGACATCATGGGGCAGGGCAAGGCCAATCCCACCGGCATGATCCTGTCGGCGGCGATGATGCTGGACTGGCTCGCCGACAAGCACGGCGTCGAGAGCGCGGCGGAAGCAGGCGAGACGATCGAGCGTGCGGTGGATCAGGTCTATGCCGGCGGCATCAAGCCGATGGAGTTCGGCGGCAGCAACGGTACCGCCGACATTACGAAGGCGGTACTCGCGGCGCTGTAGTCAAAGCGCGCGTTTGAAAAGGGGCCTTGTGGCCCCTTGGCCGTTACCAGCGACGCCAGTGGCGGTGGCCGTAATAGCCATAGGGCCGTGCGCCGTAGCCGTAGAAGCGGCGCGGGCCGCCGTAATAGCCATAGGCGCCGCCGTAATAGTTCGGACGCCACCAGCAGCGGCCCCAGCGATTGCAGACCATGCGGACCTGATCGACCTCCGCGGCCGGGCCGCTCGCGATTCGATCCGCCTGTGGAATGCCGTTCGGCATTGCCGCGAGCGCCGAGCCGGATGCGAGTGCCGCACCGCCCAAGGCAGCCAGACCGAGAACAGCAAACTTGAGTTTCATCGCAATCTCCCTCGTTGGTTGCGAGAGAACCTGCGAGAGATCAGCTGGTTGCTACCGGTGTGAGGCGGCGGTCGGATTTAATCTTCCTGAATGAAAGTTCAGGTTGGCTCAGAGTTCGCGTGCACTCGCAATGACGGTGGCGAGAGAGGTCTGCTGGCAATAGCGGCGGAACTAGTTCCCTCGGAACTGCGGCTTGCGCTTTTCCATGAACGCCTTCCGGCCCTCGCGGAAATCCGCGCTGTCCATGCAGGCGTTGCCGATCGCCTTAATCGCGTCCATGTCGCGCACGCTTTCGTCCGTCAGCACCTGAGCAATGGTGATCTTGGCGGCCTTGATCGCGAGCGGGGCGTTCTGCGAGATCGTCTCGGCAATCGTCATGGTCTCGCCCCACAGCTCGTCGACCGGGAACACCCGCTCGACGAGGCCAATGCGGAGCGCCTCGGCGGAATCGATCCGCATGCCCGTGTACATCAACAAGCGCGCCCAGGATGGGCCGACCAGCGAGACCAGGTGCCGGAGACCGTCATATCCATAGGCGATGCCGAGCTTTGCAGCGGGAATGCCGAACTGGCTGCCATGCGAGGCAAGGCGGATGTCGGCGAGCATGGCGACCTGCATGCCGCCGCCGAGACAATAGCCGTCGATGCAGGCGATGGTCGGCTTGGGATAGTCGGCGAGCAGCGCGCGCTGAGCGGCGCTGCGCTTGGCATATTCTTCGGACGCGGCCGCGTTGTGGCGCGTCTTCTCAAACTGGCTGATGTCGGCTCCTGACACGAACGCCTTGCCGCCGGCACCGCGCAGGATCACGACGCGCGCGGTCTCGTCGTCGCGCAGGCTCGTCAGCGCCTCGCCAAATCCCTCCCACATCTCCAGCGACATCGCGTTGCGCTTGTCGGGATTGTTGAAGGTGATCACGCCGACGCCATTGGTCACCTGCTTGAGGATCTTGCCGTCGGCGTAGGCTGTTTCGGTCGTACTGGACATATCGGACATCGCGCGCTCGCTGGTCATGGCGGAGTGCAATGTGCGGCGCGGCCGCTGCCATGGTCAACCGGGACAGGATAGGAGAGCTTGCATCCGCCTGTGCTGCGATTGCATGGCGCGCGGGGCGATCGGCGAGCGGCAGCAAGCTGCCAAGAAAAAGGGGCGGCAAGTCCGCCCCAAC
It encodes:
- a CDS encoding isocitrate/isopropylmalate dehydrogenase family protein, whose product is MSANNAFHIAVLAGDGIGPEVMAPALEVVRKVGEKSGLSFRFTEAPAGANNYLATGKSMPDSTIKLCEEADAILLGACGLPSVRYPDNTEIAPQIELRFIFDLYAGVRPARLIPGVPSPIVGADQRGIDLVVIRESTEGLFASMGKGVVTHEDARETMVITRRTSERLFEFSFRLAERRKARGKPGALTCVDKANVFKAFAFFRGIFDEIEKKHPEVKTDRLYVDACSAMLVKRPWDFDVMVMENMFGDIVSDITASLIGGLGMAPSADIGDKYAVFQPCHGTAPDIMGQGKANPTGMILSAAMMLDWLADKHGVESAAEAGETIERAVDQVYAGGIKPMEFGGSNGTADITKAVLAAL
- a CDS encoding enoyl-CoA hydratase, whose translation is MSDMSSTTETAYADGKILKQVTNGVGVITFNNPDKRNAMSLEMWEGFGEALTSLRDDETARVVILRGAGGKAFVSGADISQFEKTRHNAAASEEYAKRSAAQRALLADYPKPTIACIDGYCLGGGMQVAMLADIRLASHGSQFGIPAAKLGIAYGYDGLRHLVSLVGPSWARLLMYTGMRIDSAEALRIGLVERVFPVDELWGETMTIAETISQNAPLAIKAAKITIAQVLTDESVRDMDAIKAIGNACMDSADFREGRKAFMEKRKPQFRGN